In the Deltaproteobacteria bacterium genome, GAGATTAAGCAAAGTATCAAAGAGTTCCGTGAGTACATTGGCGCTATGATTGAGAAGCGTCGCACTGAACCGGGTAACGATCTCATCACGGCCTTTGTGCAAGCCGAGGAAGAGCGCCAGGTCCTGACGTCCATCGAGGTCCTCGGCTTGACGGTGTTGATCCTCGGTGCGGGTAATGAAACAACGACGAACTTGATCGGTAACTGTGTGTTAGCGTTACTCGACCACCCGGCGGAGTTCGCCAAAGTACAAGCTGGTCAGGTTACGATTCCGGCGATGATTGAGGAAGTGATGCGCTACGACTCAGCCGTTCAGGTGATCTTTCGACAAGCGACGCAAGATGTCGAGCTGGAGGGTGGCAAAATTCCTGCAGGAGCGACGATCCTTGTGCTCCTCGGTTCTGCCAATCGTGACCAACGCAAATATCCTGAACCGGATCGTTTTGATGTCGACCGCAATCCTCCCGATCAGCTCGGCTTTGGCTATGGCATTCACTACTGCTTAGGAGCGCCACTGGCTCGACTCGAAGCGCGCTCGGCTCTTGAAGCACTGTTATTTGGGTGTCCACCGTTTGCCCGCAAGGCCGACAAGGTCTCCCGGGTGCCCACGTACTTGGTTCGTGGGCCCCAGACGCTACCCCTGCGCTTCGCAGCGTGAATACCGTATACTGACGAGAAAAAAAGAGGAGCACTAAGGCATGGGCAAGAATTAAGTTACCGATTAAGAGCGAGGAAGAAGCGTATAGTTCCAATCGCCATGAAACTTACCGGGTTTGATATTGAGCGCTTGAAACTCATCGTCGGAGACCTGTAGGC is a window encoding:
- a CDS encoding cytochrome P450, whose amino-acid sequence is MDYNPLSPVVQDNPYPYYKELRDNAPVAWVESMQAYAVSRYADVDYILRNPRLFSSALWNEAASGDLVVVPEAPGLLSMNPPDHTRMRKLANKGFTPSRIREMVPHVQAIAQRLLQPLKKQAEVDIVSSLAVPLPVIAIAEILGVEVERQTDFKRWSNDVVRTLNHPTDETVRAEIKQSIKEFREYIGAMIEKRRTEPGNDLITAFVQAEEERQVLTSIEVLGLTVLILGAGNETTTNLIGNCVLALLDHPAEFAKVQAGQVTIPAMIEEVMRYDSAVQVIFRQATQDVELEGGKIPAGATILVLLGSANRDQRKYPEPDRFDVDRNPPDQLGFGYGIHYCLGAPLARLEARSALEALLFGCPPFARKADKVSRVPTYLVRGPQTLPLRFAA